Below is a window of Falco peregrinus isolate bFalPer1 chromosome 3, bFalPer1.pri, whole genome shotgun sequence DNA.
TGCTAATGCCATTGTCATTGATAGTTCACTGAAGGAGAAGCATTTGTACAGAGCATCCAGCACCAACAGTGAGATCATGCATCAAATCAGACCTAATTACTGTCTGCAGTTTTGGAACAGAGAGTTGCATGACTCAGATGAGGAGAGAGAATTCCTCTCTTGTTTCTTACTGCTATCGTAGGGAAGCACAGGGAAAGGGGTGTCCAAAATGTATTAGGCTAATTCTGTAGAGAAATTCTTTTGTCATATCCACTCACTTCAGCAAAGAGAAGTCCAGTTTTTGATACCTGCAGCACGTCTTCTATAAGTCAATACCAGACCTCTCTGTGCACGCAGGACGATGGAAAAGCTTAGGCTGGCAGGACTTTGAAGGTcgcctctccccctccccacccctgcacCCAAAGCATTAGAACCCACACGGGGATGCTCAGGGCCTTGTcaagctttgctttgcagttctGCCCCATTCCATCCTTGAAGCTGTTCAAACCTGACTGGACACACTCCTGGACAAACTGCTCTGGcagaccctgctctgagcagcgGGGGTTAGAGCATGATTTCCAGAGGTGCCTTCTGACCTCAGCCATTTCCCGATTCACCAAGTACACAGCTTTTCTGGACAACCTGTTAACCATGCACATGTGGGGCACATTCTCCGAATCAGACCTGGAGCAGAAATACAGCTCTTACTATATGATCGATGTAGCTAATTTGAAATGTCTAGGAGCCACAGAATTtgtaatagaaaaattaatcttcaaCAGGACatattaataaaggaaaaaggaagcaggTAAGTTCAATCCTTTTGCAACTTACAATTATCATGCAATTCAGCACAGGGAAAGAGCTTCAGTAACATCAGCTGAGGGACCAAGGCAGCCAGTCCTTGCTCTTTGACACgaaaaatgaaattgtgaatagaaaaggcaaaatacGCTAGACAGAGGGAAATAAAGACTACAGTTAAGAGATTATGTATGGCAACTACGGCGTTagcattaaataaaagcaaaaggcaaacGGGGAAAAAACTTAGCTAGCACACACGGAATTAAGTAGTTAGTTCCAACTGATGGAAAGAGAAGAtaagtgaaatggaaaagggTCTCCCAGTCTAGCGCAGGACCTGTGTTTAGTATCAGCCAAAGTAGTTTATATGTACCAAGCAAGTCTCCAGATGGAAGCTGAACTTTCTCTGCCAAGACAATTCTCTAGGGCAACATTGGATGAAGTCTTCTCAAATAAATAGATGTGAAATGCtacagggggagaaaaaaaaattaagaataatttaaatactCCCCTTACATTCTCTTTGTAAATTAACTAGAAGTTTTAActccccttctcttttactttttctggCACAAGAACCCCAAATACAAGACAACACATCCATCCAtctcagaaaaggggaaaaaaaaaaagtgcatttcatATCAGATGCTTTGCGTCAAGCCTGCTAAGGCTCATAAATCAGCTGTCTTATTGCCCTGGTCATTTCAACCAATGTCTGACCCTTTTGTTAACTCATGATTTATAACtggaagttacttttttttttaatgccagatTTATAAACTTTACTGTGCTTGGTTTGATATAATACCCATTTTGTACACCAAGCTATAAGACAGTAAATTTATTGTCTATGAACTGTTACCTTGAAAAATTACATCAATGCAAAGTGGTTTCCATTTAGAATCAATGGGCAATAAAttcattggatttttttttttttgaagggggTAGAGAACATGATGATATTTATGAGGTCATGAGCGGCTATATAACGGGTGAAACTGGAAGCAGAGGCAACAGACAGGAGTTCTGAGTTACAGGGGTAGACAAAGACGAAATATATTCAACACAGCAACGATGCATAAGCTGGTATTCTGCTGTCTCATTATTATCAGCTTCTCTTGGCCTCTCTCATCTCTCCCCGTCATCGACGCCAGTGAGATGTCTTATCAGCTCTCAGGTAAGAGTCCTTTGATTTTAATGGTCatagcaggggctggagcagacaAACCAGAAGAGCAGCAGGTATGCTTTCTGAAGGGCCTTTAtctgtgctgagcagctgtaGAGAAAGCAGGAATGTCTTCAGGATACCGGCAGCACCAGTGACATCATCAGTGGGTGCTAGCCTTGTAAAATGGGGAGGTTGGGTGCCCTAAACAGTTCTTCCTGCCGCTTGGAGATGCAGGAGACAAAGGTATCTGTGCCTTCTAGCACTGCATGCGAGCTGGCATGTACAGCGTCTGGCTTTGAAGCAGCATTAGCAGGCACTGGGTAATTTAGAGAAACTTGGCTATACGGTCCCTTGTCTTGCTACACTTTAAAATGAGCTACTTTTAACTGAAGTTCAAGTGAAGGGGGAAACCTACTGCAAAGATGCACACAGTCCTGCTTAGATCAAGAACAGGCGCGTCTGTCTCCCACTACAAAAATAGCACCGTACTGAGCGTACTGTTTGTTTGTACTAATGCAGATTCCATCCAGTCCAGTGAGAGAATAAATCTTTGCTTGAGAAAGCTGTCCTTAAAGTTTGAAATTATACTGTCAGTCAAGACTGAAACGGCTCAGTAACAACGCACGGCAGAGCCTGGAAGGTTGCCGTCATCAGACCTGACCTGTGCTGGAAGAGTTTCTGAAATGAGCTCTGAAAGAACAGGCAAATCAAACCCAAAGTTATTGCATCAGGCTATTAAAAAGCGGCTGTTCTTACATGCTTTGCAGGTGCAACGGCTGTTGCTCTGGCTCATAGGTATCGGTAGTCCCTCgtttgctttgaaaatcttgGACTCAGCCAGCAGCATCTTCTCAAGCCTTCCACTGTGTAACTCGCATTTACAGGCAACCATGACTCAGTACGGATAACATCTATCACAGCACAGGTTGAACAAGCTGGCTCTAACAATTACTGCATTTGTTTGAAGACATCCATTAAGCTTATTAAATCTTCCTTGCTAATATAAAGAATCTCGAGGCTGGGTAAGATAGAACTCTGTATTAAAGagggttttctttggtttttttgtttgtttttttttttaaagttgtttttttaaaaccttaaaGCAAATTTACCGGTTAACACTGCTTTGAATCGAAAAATAATACAAGGCTAGAGGTACAAACCATCTCCACAAAGCATAGGGAAGTTATAGTGCTGTTATTCAGAGTCTCACACCAAAATCCCCACTGTCCTTTGGTACAGTGAACAAGCTAACAACATGGATGTCCAAGGTCTTCAAGTTCTTGAACTTGGTCCAAGTTTTTGAAACGTTGGGGGATTATTTTCAGccatttatgttttcttatcTATTCCCTATTGAGGCACTATACAGTTTcacccatccctgcaggtaAGAACAACTACAACTCCACAGTATCATCTAAAAGTGCAACTACAAAGTGATATTCATCTACATAGCTGGAGTTTGATAATAGCACCACCCTCTTGTTGCCCACAATTTTGAATGTCTGCTATATAttaataaggaagaaatttacTGCTCAGATTACAAAAGCCTTATTTACCTCAAGTATAACATCGCTAAGGGCTCCTGTTGGTAATCTGCCTTGGGGCACAGGCTAATTACAGAATTCTAAATTCTCTATGTACATACAAATTCATTCCATCAGGTATCAGCAGTCTGttgtttcagaaaaagtaaTATCATCTGTACTGGTATGCACAGTAAATGAGAGAGATGATTGAAATGCACTGAGAAGCCTAGCTGCCAAAATGTGGGTTAAGATTTCCTACACTTATTCCTGCCCTTCACCccattttattgcatttaataTTTGGGAAAATGAGCAGGTTAATAGGCCTTGAGCAAGAAGTTCTGTCTTTATTCATAGAAAAGCTCCAGCATAGGAAGTAGTTGATAAAGAAAtggactaaaaaaaaatgaaaaacctgCACGCAAGTCTGGGTTGCCTACAGCTGGGTACCAGAAGGATTAGGTTGTGAGTTTCCCAAGCAATGGGAGGGGCTGCTGTTCAtcaaaaaaatttcttaaagATGGATCTGCCAGAGAAACGAGAATCGGAGATTAACATCAGGAAGGTATCTCTCCCCAAAgctttgggaggaaaaaaaaccaaccaccaaccAACCAGCCATCCCCTACTATATTCGTTAAATGAGGAGGGATGACCAGTGATGTCATGATAATCTTCAACAGGTGGGGCCAAAAGACCTGATCAGAAATCCTCTGAGATGGATCAAAACCAGGATACAAAGCAAAAGAGTCTTACCGTGTGCCTGTCTCTGTCATCTTCCATTTGCAGCCGATGAAGATTCGAGATTAAATCTGGAGCGGTCAGGCAGCCTAGGgagcccttccctgctgcagtttCTGCCAGAGCTCCTGGGTGCTCTGCCTGAAGACAACAAGGCAGGTGAGGATTTGTCACAGCAGTTTACGGGAGGGTGCCCATGGTTTGTATGTCCAGCTTCCACAGGTGCCatgccccagctcctgggcaTTTACTGAAACGCAGCAGCATTATGTGTAGGCAACAGACAGCAGTCATTTTGTCACCTGGGACCTTGGGGGAACCCGCTGAGCAGCCAAGCCTGCAGCTCAGTACTCGCTGGAGAAGTCTCCAAATTAGTTTAGCAAAACGGGGGCAAGGCAAAGACTGGCCTAGAAGGAGCTAGCAGGCCAAACAGAATAGCACAGTCTCTTAAAAAACGTCAGGACTTGCAGAAAGTACAGAATCAATAGCAATATATGGTTTGGGGGGCTACATGACAGATGCCTGCTGAAGAGGACAGCACACCTTGTGTCTGCAGCCCCATGTCCTGCTGGAACTGCGTGCTGCAAGAACCGCAGCGCTGTAGCAAAAGCGTTTTCTGTCTGGTCCTCTGAACACTCCAGTCCAAGGCTTCTGCCCGCTCTAGCACCATGGCACACAAGAACAGCTTGTGTAGGTTCACAATTTCTAAATGGTAAAACATTTCATCCTGTCTCCCCTCTACCAGGTCTTAGCCCCAGCAGCTACAACCCAAGGCAAAACATTAAAGAGGTAAGTGAATGACCGTCTGccactgaaacaagaaaaataagacttccccattttaaaatacacgCAATTGTTACCAAGACATCACTTAAGATTCACAGATTTCATAAGCAGTATAGACTCGAGTATGCTGCAGTGTTCTGGAGGCTGGAATCACTTAGCAGTTAGAtaagcagggaagagaaaagaaaaaaaaaatacagaaagaagaaaataaaaagagagcaAGTAATCCAGAGCATTTCACTATAGACCCCCTGCTTTTTAgcccagaaaagcagctttctaaATAAAGGCCAATTTCCAGCTTCCCCAGGCCACGCCAGTACATTAACCAGTATGAGCTGCGTACCATtccgcacacaccccccccccccgcccccgggctACAGAGTTATTACTAGATTTGTTATGAATGATTAGATAAATGGAGAGCATCATTCCTGTTCATGTCTGCTGAATTAAATACAAAGGCAGAAGACAGGGACTGGTTTTAGTGCATCACCTAAACCAGAGGGCACACCGGGCAGccacctctccttcccccatcaggctgggtgctgggttGGGGCAGCAAAGCATGCGCTTTCCCACTGGGAACGTTCCCCATGCACCAGTAACCTCTCTAATCTGTTTGACTTCAGACTTCCTATGAAAATCATCCTCGAATTGCTTTGCTGGGACGCTTCTTGACCAAGGACAGGAAGCAGTACAAGAAACGTGGGAATCTTTCCGAGTGCTTCTGGAAATATTGTGTgtaaacaggaggagaaaaatctcCCTGACTTTGGTTGCATAATTTATACAGATGTCTGAAAACATGTATATAGATTtgcttgatttaaaattaagacaGCTCCTAACTTTAGACTCTATGCTACTTGGAAATTAATAAATTCTTGATGTTTTGCAATTATGCTGTGAGCAGTGTGGTATTTTCTCAGAGTTCACCACTATGGGACGAAAGTAATGGGACAAAGGGATAAATATGCAACGCGAAGAGAACgcaggcaggggaagcaggATTCCCACGGGGTGCTGTAAAACCTCCCAGAAGAGCGATGCCTCAGCTGCGTCTAAGCCCAGAGGCAAGAGGTCTTCCTCCTGTGCCAGGCAGATCAGGGTGCCAGGAAGAAAGGGTCATTGCTGCACGCCCTGATGGTGCTGAGCCGGTGAGGGATGGCAGCTCAACAGTGCCCAGTCCCCGCTGCTGCCATCCccaaggcaccacaaaaccaatAAGCGCCTGTCGAGTTCGCACAGCTGCTCCCACTGCCCCTGGGGGGAGAACTGGTTCTCTTGGTCACTTCAAAGACAGACCCACAAACCTATTTCCTTGCAGCACCGCGCCAGGTCCCCAGCTGCCCGGGACACCAGGGTTATCTGTGCATGGCACAGGCCTTCAGAATCGTGCCCCATTATCGCACAGGCAAACGTTACAGCTGTCCGTGCAAGGTTTTGCACCCAGACTGCAGATGCTCAGTGGAGGCAGACGGGGACGGCAGGACTTGGAAGATGCTATGACTGTGACCTGCACTCACGTGGCTCCGCACACAGGCGGTGACCCAGGGACACAGACCACCAGTGTTACTAGGGCAAGCCACTCACTCGGGTGCTCCAGGACAGCGAGATTTGTTCCCCAGAGCCACCACGGGGCTTTTGCACTCTTGTTGCGTCTTGGCACCTAAagcaaaggagggagaagaCAAAACAGCAGCTGGCAAAAGGGTTTGTCTGACACTTTTGTATGTGGAGTATAACCAGCACCTTTCTCAGTCCCAAGTAGTTCCTGATAGTATCTGCAACGAATAGAGCTGAAGAGTCAGGAATTGTCTCTGGGGGACGCAATCCTGGTAACACGCACAAACACCCCAAGATGTGAAGCCCTGCCTTGTTCAACACACGCTTCACATAAATCTTGCACTAATCACGGCTCACAGAAAGCTTGAAGTAAATTTCACCTAACAGCAATACACATGCTACGTTGGTCTCAATAATATACATCATAAATCTCTGACTGCTGTTTAAACAAGGCCTACAGGCTTGATACAGTTTGTTCACTTCACGTAAATTGTAAGACAGATGAAGCCAGctataacaaagaaaaatgtccttacaaatgcagagcagctggatgcACTGTGCAGCTACTTGAAATCTTCTAAATATTCATCCTTCTCTTAAACAATGGAGCAAGTCCGTGCCTGTCTGGAAATTAGTCCTTTCCTGCCACCTCAGTCAATAAAAACTTGTAAGAAAAGATTTCAAATTTAGTTAAATGAATAACCATCTAAGACAGATGTATTGCACAGAGAGGGAAAGGTGTAGAGCCTACAAAGACTAGGGCGGCGGCAGGTAATCTGTTCAATCCCAATTCAAAAATTGCaaacataaagcaaaataagTAAAACCACAGtgaatagtaattaaaaaaaatattacaagtaTTGAGAAGTTCACTAGTCATCTATGTAGGAGAGTGAAGGAATGAAGAGAGCTATCAGGTGGTGGGCATGGAGTCAAGACAAGGTGATCGAGCTACAAACCTTCAAACATTTCAGCTGTCAATACGGTAAAAATACTTGCTAGCAGTTAGGGCATCTAAAGCGGTGACACTCGCACAACTCAGGGTGTCCAGGCTAGGCCAGGGCACTgcggcaggggctgcggggaaTCCAGGTAATTCTAATTAGTGC
It encodes the following:
- the UTS2 gene encoding urotensin-2; the protein is MHKLVFCCLIIISFSWPLSSLPVIDASEMSYQLSADEDSRLNLERSGSLGSPSLLQFLPELLGALPEDNKAGLSPSSYNPRQNIKETSYENHPRIALLGRFLTKDRKQYKKRGNLSECFWKYCV